A single region of the Salvelinus sp. IW2-2015 linkage group LG20, ASM291031v2, whole genome shotgun sequence genome encodes:
- the LOC111980300 gene encoding plexin domain-containing protein 1, with product MCLSALLLICFSQAELGRVWAQQQTEMRYHVNGHEKPSHRTPREPWLGDARVAREVLGGGLTIDTLPDNMTHLVEDAGRYYSWRSFGPDDQRTDELWVDLNDLEQGQVRMHGILSNTHRQAAKVALSFDFPFYGHYLRQITIATGGFIFMGEVTHRMLTATQYIAPLMANFDPSFSKESIVQYLDNGEVFVVQWERVRLHGREAEGAYTFQAALHLTGTITFSYRDIPLPVEVIRSAEHQVKAGLSDAFMVNLPSPQSSDAQRRLYEYHRVDIDTTKITNNSAFEFTALPTCLQHDSCELCLSSNLTSGCTWCNVLQRCSDGMDRHRQEWLDYACSEQAKDVTCEDYSMGRPDSSIDPSVPPDSEVTTPLGPLLEGPATENVKTGPPRQHDGSAHTGVIAGVVAALVLLLALTLLALYVNSHPSAASPLYVLQRRNSYWPSMKFRKQGFHSSYAEVVVEGHEKEGIMEAGQC from the exons ATGTGTCTCAGTGCCCTGCTACTCATCTGTTTCTCCCAGGCAGAGTTGGGGAGAGTTTGGGCTCAGCAACAAACAG AGATGCGGTATCATGTGAATGGACATGAGAAGCCATCACACAGGACCCCCAGAGAGCCGTGGCTGGGTGACGCCAGGGTGGCCAGGGAAGTACTGGGAGGAGGACTGACCATTGACACCCTACCAGACAACATGACACACTTAGTG GAGGACGCTGGTAGGTATTACTCATGGCGTAGTTTTGGCCCTGATGACCAGCGCACAGATGAACTCTGGGTAGATCTAAACGACCTAGAGCAAGGCCAAGTCAGAATGCATGGCATTTtgtccaacacacacagacaggctgcG AAGGTCGCCCTCTCATTTGACTTCCCCTTCTACGGACATTACTTGAGGCAGATTACCATAGCAACAGGAG GGTTCATTTTCATGGGAGAGGTCACACACCGCATGCTGACAGCAACACAGTACATCGCCCCCCTCATGGCCAACTTTGACCCCAGCTTCTCCAAGGAGTCTATTGTGCAGTACCTGGACAATG GTGAGGTGTTTGTGGTGCAGTGGGAGCGGGTGAGACTCCATGGGAGGGAAGCAGAGGGGGCATACACCTTCCAGGCTGCCCTGCACCTCACAGGGACCATCACCTTCAGCtacagagat ATACCTTTGCCAGTGGAGGTGATACGTTCTGCTGAGCACCAAGTGAAGGCAGGGTTGTCAGATGCATTCATGGTAAACCTGCCATCCCCTCAATCCTCAG ATGCCCAACGTCGGCTCTACGAGTACCATCGGGTGGACATCGATACAACTAAGATCACCAACAACTCTGCCTTTGAGTTCACTGCATTGCCTA cCTGTCTGCAGCATGACAGCTGTGAACTCTGCCTCTCGTCCAACCTAACCTCTGGCTGTACCTGGTGCAACGTCCTCCAGAG GTGCTCAGACGGAATGGACAGACACAGGCAGGAGTGGCTGGACTACGCCTGTTCAGAACAG GCCAAAGATGTTACGTGTGAGGATTATTCCATGGGGAGACCAGACAGCTCCATTGACCCTTCAGTTCCCCCAGACTCTGAGGTCACCACTCCCCTGGGGCCCCTACTAGAAGGCCCTGCCACGGAGA ACGTGAAGACAGGCCCCCCGAGACAACACGACGGGTCAGCTCACACAGGAGTTATAGCAGGTGTAGTAGCTGCATTGGTGCTACTGCTGGCTCTGACACTGCTGGCTCTTTACGTCAACTCTCATCCTTCTGCTGCTTCACCCCTCTACGTCTTACAG CGACGCAACAGCTACTGGCCATCCATGAAGTTCAGGAAGCAGGGATTCCACTCCAGCTACGCAGAGGTGGTGGTCGAAGGTCATGAGAAGGAGGGCATCATGGAAGCTGGCCAGTGCTGA